CAGAAAGAATAGATGCCGCGGCCGCTTTCAGGGTCATTCCAGCTCAGGTTGTAATCGGCCGTCGGCAGTCGTGGATGCCGGGGTAAACCATATTGAATGCGGTTGATCAGCTCCGCTGGGTGCTCTATGCGCACGCCCATGGCAAAAGCCTTGGCCTCCAGCGCCACGCCTGCCTCGGCAAGCATGCGGTAGGTGTCGCGCGCGCTGTGCCCGGGCGCCAAAACCAGGTGGTTGCAGGGCAACTCACTGCCGTTGCCGAGAACCGCGGCCCGAACTCGACCGGAATCCAGACCCAAGGCCGCAAGGCGGCTATGAAAATGGATAGCGACCCCCAGGGATTGCAACCGTTGCCGCAGATTGAGCAGCACCAGGCGTAGGCGATCGGTTCCGACGTGTGGTCGGGACTGCGCCAGAATATCGGATGGCGCGCCAAGGTCGACAAGAGTTTCAAGGACCAGACGAATCCAGGGATGATTAATCCGTGTCGTGAGCTTGCCGTCAGAAAAGGTCCCCGCGCCCCCCTCGCCGAACTGCACATTGCTTTCGGTATCAAGCTCGCCCGTCGCCCAGAAACGGCGCACATCCCGCACACGTTCCTCCACCGGTCGCCCCCGCTCAAGAAGGGTCACAGGCACTCCGCAGCGTGCCAGGTGCCAGGCGGCAAAAAGCCCCGCCGGCCCCATTCCGACGACCACCACCGGAGATGTCGCGGCGATTTTTCGCAAAACCGGTAACGGAGCCGCGACAACCGGCTCCAAGCGCTTCACCGCTTGAGGATCAAGAACCTCGCGCGTTTCCTTCGTCAGATCGAATTCAACACTGAAAACGCGCAGGATTCGAGATTTTCGCCGGGCATCAACGGCGCGGCGCACCACCTTGAGCCCGACAATCTCGCCAGGCGCCACGCCCAGCTGTCGCGCGACAATGGCAGGCAGCTGATCTTCGGCCTGATCAAGATCGAGCCTGACTTCGTTGAGTCGCCAGCTCATAAAGGGAAAATCGGCAACTGAATGTGAAAGGTCGTGCCCTCCCCCGGGTTGCTTGCGACATTGATCTTTCCGCCGTAGCCCTTCACGATCCGCAAAACCACGGACAACCCCAACCCCGTGCCGCGTTCCTTGGTCGTAAAAAACGGATCGAAAACCCGATAGAGGTTTTCCTTGGGGATTCCACGTCCCGAGTCACGCACCTCAATAAAGAAAAATTGCTCATCATACCGTAAGCTGATCCTGAGGCTCCCGCCATGAGGCATTTCATAGAGAGCATTGACAATGAGATTGTTGAAGATCTGCGCGACTTCATGCGCATCAGCCTGGATCAGGGGTGGATTGGGAGCAATGTCCGTCTCGACCTCTACACCCTGCCTATGAATTTGCGCCTCGAACAACTCTAGAGCGTTCTCGACTTCCTTAGCCAGATCAACCCCTTGAAGTTCGACATGAGGTCTCTTGCTGGCATTGAGCAGATTACGCAGAATACCATCGATGCGATCAACTTCTTTAATGATCTTCTCGGGATATTCCCGCAAATCCTCATCGGCGGACAGACTCGAATGCAGGATTTGCGCAAACAGGCTGATGGAGTTGAGCGGATTGCGGATTTCATGGGCCATTCCGGCCGAGAGATGGCCGAAGGCCGCCAGCTTTTCCGCCTGAACGATTTCCATCTGGGCGCGCTCAAGTTCGGCGCTTTTCTCCGCCACACGCTGCTCGAGTTCCTGATTCCACTTTTCGATCTCGGCGCGCAGTTCCTGATTATGCAGTTCGATGCGGCGAATGAGCAGGGCGTTTTCGATGCGGTCGAGCAGATCCTGATTCTTAAACGGCTTGAGCACATAATCCGAGGCTCCGGCCTTCATCAACTCGACGGCAATCTCCTCGCTGCCCTTGCCGGTGAACATGATGACGTAGGTGGCGGGAAAACGCTCCTTGATCTCTTTCAAGGCCGTCATTCCGTCCATGACCGGCATCATGTAATCGAGCAGCACCAGCGGCACGGGCTCTTTTTCAAGAAAATCCAGGCCTTCACGCCCACTCTCGGCCGTGACAACCTCAAATCCCTTGTTTCGCAGAATCATGGAGGTAAGTTGCAGAATGACCTTTTCGTCATCCACCACCAGGATTTTCTCTTTCATGGGGGTCCCGGCATCAGTCAAGAAGTGGAAAAGCAGGAAAAAGCGGATGTCAGCATACCTTGTGCCCAACCCGTTTGACAAGGAGTAAAGGGCCAAAACAAAGAGGCAGCCGAAGCTGCCTCTGAGATGACCACAAAAGAAAGCCGCAGGGTTATTCGGAATCGGTAACGCGGATGGTCATCACCGGAATCGGCGACTTACGCACGACCTTTTCAGCGGTACTGCCGAACAACACATGGTCAAGCCCGGTACGGCCGTGAGTGCCCATGACGATCAGATCGGCTTGTTCCTCTTCGCCTTTCTTGATGATTTCGTCATAGGGAATGCCGGGCAGCACGAAAGTTTCATAATTGCTGTAGTCGCTCAGGTGCTTGCGACAGAATTTCTCCATCATTTTCTTGGCCCCTTCCTGGATTTCCTCCTCCAACTTGTCGAAGGAAATATGCGGGACGTAAAACCCGCGCAGGTCGACGGGTTCGTTGACCACATGCACCAGAAGCAGCCGCGCATCGAATTTCTTCGCCAGAGTCAGAGCGAACTCGAAGGCGAAATCCGAACTTTCGGAAAAATCGGTGGCATAAAGAACAGTTTTTAAATCTTTCATAAAACCTCCACAAAGTAGGGGACCTTGCACCAATCAGACCGTCACTGAATCGCCATGACGAAAGAGCTTGTTCATTACCGACTTAAGTTCATGAAGCTTGACCGGCTTGTTGATATATTCGAAGGCACCCAGGTTCATGGCCTCCAGGTAAGACTCCACACCGCCGTAGGCGGTAATCATGATGACATTGATGCCGGGATGAGAGCGGTGCAGTTCACGCAAAAAAACCAGACCGTTCATTCCGGGCATGTGAATGTCGCTGATGACCAGACTGACCCGGTGATCGCGAATGAAATCAAGCGCTTCACGTCCGTCACCGACGCTGTCCACATCATAGCCTTCCTGTGACAGCAGCCTGCTCAGCCCAATCCGGGCATTTTCCTCGTCATCGACAATGAGAATTTTTCCGACTGAAGACCCCAAGAACTTTGCTCCTTAAGAGAAATTGCAGTGAAAGTCTAGCATGGAGAAGTCGACTGTCAACTCGGCAAAAAACTGAT
The nucleotide sequence above comes from Geoalkalibacter ferrihydriticus DSM 17813. Encoded proteins:
- a CDS encoding NAD(P)/FAD-dependent oxidoreductase encodes the protein MSWRLNEVRLDLDQAEDQLPAIVARQLGVAPGEIVGLKVVRRAVDARRKSRILRVFSVEFDLTKETREVLDPQAVKRLEPVVAAPLPVLRKIAATSPVVVVGMGPAGLFAAWHLARCGVPVTLLERGRPVEERVRDVRRFWATGELDTESNVQFGEGGAGTFSDGKLTTRINHPWIRLVLETLVDLGAPSDILAQSRPHVGTDRLRLVLLNLRQRLQSLGVAIHFHSRLAALGLDSGRVRAAVLGNGSELPCNHLVLAPGHSARDTYRMLAEAGVALEAKAFAMGVRIEHPAELINRIQYGLPRHPRLPTADYNLSWNDPESGRGIYSFCMCPGGEVIAASSETGRLVVNGMSYLSRAGKMSNSALVVSVRETDFPVPGPLGGLALQEELEAQAFAAGGADYHAPAQNLLSFLGRGRGSLHSTCRPGVREADLNRILPAFIGTGLRRALPVFERRMRGFVTAEATLVGVETRTSAPLRIIRGDDGQSLSHPGLFPCGEGAGYAGGIMSAALDGLRAAEAVMRQITDRRST
- a CDS encoding response regulator, translated to MKEKILVVDDEKVILQLTSMILRNKGFEVVTAESGREGLDFLEKEPVPLVLLDYMMPVMDGMTALKEIKERFPATYVIMFTGKGSEEIAVELMKAGASDYVLKPFKNQDLLDRIENALLIRRIELHNQELRAEIEKWNQELEQRVAEKSAELERAQMEIVQAEKLAAFGHLSAGMAHEIRNPLNSISLFAQILHSSLSADEDLREYPEKIIKEVDRIDGILRNLLNASKRPHVELQGVDLAKEVENALELFEAQIHRQGVEVETDIAPNPPLIQADAHEVAQIFNNLIVNALYEMPHGGSLRISLRYDEQFFFIEVRDSGRGIPKENLYRVFDPFFTTKERGTGLGLSVVLRIVKGYGGKINVASNPGEGTTFHIQLPIFPL
- a CDS encoding universal stress protein; amino-acid sequence: MKDLKTVLYATDFSESSDFAFEFALTLAKKFDARLLLVHVVNEPVDLRGFYVPHISFDKLEEEIQEGAKKMMEKFCRKHLSDYSNYETFVLPGIPYDEIIKKGEEEQADLIVMGTHGRTGLDHVLFGSTAEKVVRKSPIPVMTIRVTDSE
- a CDS encoding response regulator is translated as MGSSVGKILIVDDEENARIGLSRLLSQEGYDVDSVGDGREALDFIRDHRVSLVISDIHMPGMNGLVFLRELHRSHPGINVIMITAYGGVESYLEAMNLGAFEYINKPVKLHELKSVMNKLFRHGDSVTV